Genomic window (Ictalurus furcatus strain D&B chromosome 26, Billie_1.0, whole genome shotgun sequence):
ccccacagaaatctacatctacagtaaaaaaaatatataaataattaaaacccCTTTCATTCAAAGCGAACTCCCATCTCATTGGAGAAAGTAAGGAACGTGTGCAGTGCGGATATCATCTCTCGTGTCTTCACATCTCAGTGAACAATGCACGTCTGAGCACCGCTGTTCTCCTGACTAATGAACACATGCTATGTGTGGTATGTGTTGTGACTCATGCTCTCTCAGGCCTACTGAAATGTCAGTAACAGTGAAGGTCAGCATGTTATGACAACATGTTTCAAGGAATAAAGAGACTAAACCTGACAGAAGCCTCTTAATTAATATTGTGTCTCACTATCAGAGACAAGTTCAGTACAAACACAAATCAGACATCAACAGTTTCGActaaagagggagagagaaacactAACAAGATGATAAGGAGACAAAACAACGGCAATATCAAAAAGAATGGACGGCAAAACAAGAATCGATcgctctctgttttttttttaactaaagagCTAGGTGGAAACGTCATCAATTTAAGATGTTTACAACCAAAACAtaagtgcttttaaaaaaagtgagCAAGTAAGGAAGGAAAAGGGCAGAAAATGATGAGCtaaacagttttattatttttcaacatGGACCTGACTTGCTATCATTCTAGCACATGCTCTGTTCATTAGGGTTGCACGGTATACCGGAACTACGGTAGTATCGCGATattaaagcttcaaaataccaccgatgccactgtattttttaaacggcAGTATCATCAATACGGTAGTACCATTTACatgacattttattcatttagcggacgcttttatccaaagcgacttacaaatgaggaaatacaagcaaagcgatatatcaagcggagaacaatacaagaagtgctaccgtacaagatcttttaattgagttctagtaaagcaaagtgcgcagagtcgaggtgtaagagtaCAGagtacgttttgttttttttaagataatgtggggttggcgttttatgggttggttaggtgttcacgggagaggtgggtctttagctgttttttgaagatcgtgagagattctgcggtccggattgaggttggaagttcattccaccgctgagggacagttagtgtgaaggttctggaaagggatcatgagccacgctgagtgggtACTattaagcgtcggtcgttaatcgatcgcagattgcgtgagggaacgtaagccttcagacaaggtcttgtatgtgaacatcaaggccttgaattgaCGCGGGcgtctacaggaagccagtggagagggatgaagaggggtgtgacatgggttctcttgggttggttgaagacgaggcatggtGCTGCACTTAGTACCATAAGTACTGTTGTATGTGTggcagttaatactatttttgCTAAAACGACACACCTCACTGCTTTTctcactgcttttgcagaacATTGAAATAGTTGCTTCCCAACTGaatgattgttcttgagtttttccaacagctagttattcattctcattaataaagtattcagaggaaaattcGTTTAGTCTGTTTCCATTTATATCTACGTATTTCTGTACATTTGATTCATCTTGTAGATTTACACAGAATAATGAATTAACACAACGTGTGGTATCGcgatacttcagctggtatagtatcgtaagatatgtttatggtatcgtgacaaccctaCTGTTGAGTTACTGGAAAACTTAGCATCTCTTTGCAATAACTTGGATTATTATGAAAATTGTAGGCCTATCTGGAATCATTTAAATACCTAAGTATTCGTTCACTACGCTGGTATTCGTTTCTCTATTTAATTTTCGGAAGCGTTGTCTTTACCCTCTAACGCCCTATACAACGTACCACATAGACAATGAAATAAGGTTCCCCCATCTTATGCCGCGCACGAACTTTTCATTGGGATTCACCAAATGCAGATAACTTCTGGGAAGAGTCAAGTGACCAAAATCATGTCCTAATTTATTGTCTTATTGAACTATTGATCATATACAATGTTACAAGTCAATGTGACAAGTCAATATGTATCCCTGGATCATAGTCTATCCAATACAAGACAATATTTTGGACAAAATAACAGGAAATCATTGCTTAAAAAAGCTGTTGACGGGTGGAACAGAAAACAAAGTAATTGTGAAGTTcgttattttattgttattgaaaGTAAACAGGGTGTTGTTGATATGGATTTGTCTTATTGTCTAATTATTTGTTTTGATTCATTGACTTTCtgtttgtataataataataaataaataaataaaattgcaagACTAACTCATATGCATGGCTGAATTCAGTTCTTTTGTGTAATTAATACATCTTTACCGCCTGCCAGATCTATTTTGAATTGTTGTAATGAACACGCTTGTGGTTCATGAAGGGGTGGTTTTGAGAATGAGTGATTAGTTACCCATCTGGAAACACCAACATCATTCAAAGCCTGTTAAATGCTGTTCGGGTCAGCCCTAGATAATCTTATTAGTTATCATTTACTAGTACCTTATATTCTAGAAATTCAGTCAATGTAAACAATTCAAACTACTGGAATTTTAAAAGACGGttttggtatttttatttaatactggAAAATCTCTTGTCGAATGATTCAAAAATAATCTGACCATGTTAAGTAATGTTTTAAATTCTGAACGGGTGAAATGAGAACAAAGTACATGTGAGCTTTAAAGTGTTGAGTTTTAGGAGAACTGGCAGATAAGTCGCTGAAagttttggagggttttggaaTGTACTATTAATAGCTCCAGGGGACGACTTCACACGAAACATCAGAGGAGGAGCAGGTTTGGTTTGAAACTAGAGCCAAATATATTACAAATCCACCACTACTGGACTGTGAGCAGAGATTCAGTACattcaataaataagtaatagttctgacagtggaaaaaaacaaaggttGAAAATGTGCAGGAAGGAAAtacaaagaaggaaaaaatagttaaaaagaatgaaaggaagCACGGGATGGTTGGAAAGTGGCCCATACTTCAGATAAATGTACAGCTTCGGTTCTAACAGCTTATCATAGGTCAGGgttcaagaaaagaaaaaaaaacaatgattaCAAATCCAATATCCCAACGTAAAGATTGAACAACTCCAAACAAAGCTTAATATTAACAGGAATCCCAACAACATTCACACCACCAAACCACCTCCAGTAACCTGTTCAAACATGCCTCTCGCGTTTAATGAAACCAGTCAAAGAGAATCGCTGTGCACTGGATCATCAAGACTGCTTCTCTGCTTCGGCTAAGTCCAGGAGCTCCAGCAGCTTTTCTAGAAGGGACACTACAACTTGTTTAGAGTTGGCAATCCAGGCATGGAGGCCCTCTGGCATGTTATCTCCTAGCAACATCAGGAGCTTCAGCCACTGCTGGTATAGTTCTGCAACGACAGGATATCGAAGCAGAGATTTTAGGGCACTGTCTCTCACATAATGGACAGCCAAAGAAAACCGAGCAAACCATGCTTTCTATTACGTTTTAGAACAACTGAAAATGCTCCCTTAGTGACGCAACCAAGAATTGCCAGCATAATGTGTGATCAAAATGAAGAATGAAGCCATATTAAATaacggggtccaagcaccaataCAGTATGAGACCAGTATGGAAGTGTGTTTGCAAAATGTTGTAGAAATGGCTTTAAAACGCCATCTGAGGTCACCAAGCACCGGATCATGAGACCACTGCGGTGATTGCTTCCGTGTGCTGGACTGTCTGACTCTTATGTAAGAGTTATGGGGCATTTGATTCATCAGAACCGCAGTGGTCCTGACTCACtcgcttgttaaaaaaaaaaacaaagacattcCCACATGCATTTTATGCTATGAGGAGCAGACAAAGACCAAATTAAAGCGCACAGGCATTCATAAACTACCAATACTACACGAGACACTACTGTTATACTGCCCTGACTGCAAGTAAGTGTATGTATTTTACTGTCTATCCTTTCTGTTACTACGTTCGGGGACTTCTTTCCCTCAAATTTCACCTTCCACCCTCAGGATTTCCATATCCTAATGGTCCTATGTGAGTCTGAATCCAACCAAGAATACTTATAGCCCACTATTTATCACCAAATATCCAAATCTTTTCAGTTTATCcttgaaaaaaaacatttaatgtcaCACCAGAGAAGCACAGTAGAGAGTTATGTTACCAGTACCAGGGGTGTTAGTTCTGACAATGGAAAAATGGCTTTGAAAGGTCAGGGAAATGGGTAGGAAAAGATAGTAAAGTGACTGCAAGGAAGGAAAGGGTGGTTTGACAGTAGCCCATATTTTAGACAAAAGAACAATTAAAGGACAGCAGATATCCAAATATTTCCAgaatgtacataaaaaaaatttcaagtcACACATCAGAAGAACAGTAGATTAGTAGGTTATGTTACCATTACCAAGGGGGCACTGGTGTACAGGGAACAATGTAATCGTCCACAATGGCAAAAAACATTTGCCTAGACTAGAGCGACTGCGTGCTATTGCAAGAGGTGGAGCTTTCTGAATCGACTGATATCTTTTCTAGAGCATAGAGTACCACAAAGACCAGCTGAGCAGGTATTTACTTAACAGCTGATGAAATCAGGGTTAAAATCCCTCACCCCACATTGAAATGCTAATTGATCGAGCAAGTGTTTACAGATCTATTACTATTTGAATAAATCCAGTTCTTCAATaccctttcatttttttatccACAGATGTCAAACTGTGTTGCCTGAACCAAaggcgtaaccatggtatggacattgggggGGTCCAACAAACTCAgcgggaggatatgcaagtgaatgtaacgtttttggtcaaaaactggaactgacgttagcctagcctacttcgtgggtgtgcaaatatcaaaagttaattgacgttcttaagaacaaaccaagccatggaatgatgccttctatactaagctaaggttacctactatttaggtatctagttacttactgtctgaaaaaagcttGCAtgctctgctgcacttttctacacttggctgctgtctccatttcttacagactgagctgctaatatatatcaacgaacttgagttgagtatgggcgcaaccaagtgtacaattggaggggggcacgcacctattttccttaacaaacggaaatatattaaaaaggaatatacataaataaatagaatagatgaagaaaagacagatccgttggcagggttcataaaaaccaaaaaaaatatatatatattttgtgctgtatattggggggacagattggtatttcctcaacattgacgGGGACACGACCgcccccaaagaatgcgtggttatgCCCATGGCCTGAACAGATATAATTCTACTGGGAGAGGAACTCTGGATTTCAGAGCAAAGCATTTCCTATGGAGATATTTTCtcggaaaaaaacaaagctacTGTGAGCTTCACGGACCACACTGTCTCATGACTCACTCTGAAGCTTTGAACACATTATGAGAAATAAACGCCTCTAACACCCTTAAGGCTTCTTCAGTTTGCTcctctgtgaaaaactgtcaaggttccatgtagaacaAGTAATCTACAACAGAGGGTTAACCGTTGATAACATTTCCGAAACTGAACACAGAGGAAGCCAGAACCCTTAACTAACTAGACAACTCTTCTAAGAGCGTACATAGATACGCATAAGAGAAAAAGTTCCATCTAACACAATGAAAGGTTTCTTTTAAAGTGTTTGTCCCTCTACGAAAACctgttctatgtagaaccctacaacataATCTTTCCCCTTCAGAAAAGGTTTCATCTAGTAGCCAATGGACACCAGAACTCTTCGCTATTCAAAAACACTCAAGAACACTCTTTTCTTAGACGTAGTTTGGCCCTCTGGATGAATACGTAAAGGTTCTATCTAGAACCCTACACCAGTTCCagttcagacaaaaaaaatatccagaaaCACTTGCAGAACTCTTTTTCTAAGAGtgaaatagaaaaatatagaaaaatggTTGCAACTAGCAGTGTAAAGGGTTCTCTGGGTCTGTCCCTCTAGAGGAACCCTAACCGTAGAACCCTACAAGACAgttttccctttcagaaaatgTTCAGAGTAGATCTTTTCTTGTAAGACTTCTTGTAAGACTGTACATACACtcattggagaaaaaaaaaagattccaccTAGCACTTTCTTGGATTTGTTTCTCTGggtgaacccttaaaggttctacgcATAACCCTACAACAGACAGTTTCACTTCCAGGAAAGATTCCAAGTAAAACACATAGGAATCCAGATCTGTTCATTATCCAAAAACCCTCAAGGATACTATTTCCTTAGACTGTATTATCCTCATAAATAAAAGAAGGGAACCTATAAAGGTTCTATGTATAACCCTACACCAGCAGGTATccatccataaatgtaaaaaaaaaaaaaactcagcattTACATCTAGTGCTGTAATGTGCTTTTCATTTTGTCGCTTTGGGGGAACACTTTAAGGTTATACATAACACTACAACACAaagtttccctttcagaaaaacGTTCCAAGTCTAACCCATAGGAAGCCAGAACCCCTATCCATCCAGACCACTTAAAGAACTCTTCTTATAGCAGTTTGCATATACACATAGGAAAAACGTCTCAGCTAGAACTGTGAAGCGTTCCTCAGTTTGACTCCCTGAGGGAACGCTTAAAGAGTTTATGTTGAACGGTATACACCCTGTttccttttcagaaaaaaaatagaacccCAAGAAGATCCCCCAAGAAGTCAGAACACCCAAATCATACCAAGAACCCTCAAGTAACCCAAGAAGAATGGGTCCCATGGCTGCTAAGGTGGCTTAAAGCAAATACTTAACGTAAGGTTTTATGGAGAACCCAAgaggtttataaataaaaacctgtgtaggaagctaagaacccttaacgaTCAATATGACCTTTGGAGAAGCCTTTTTCGAAGAGTGTAAAAAATGTACTTCAAATAGTCCTTTCAATGTTTAGATGAGGTGTGTGTTACTGCAAgttactgagaaaaaaaagatcccTTACACAACACCTTCATGTTGCTTGATGTTTACTCTGTTTCTGTACCTTTCATACACTCGAAACTCTCAACAGCCTTTTAGTCTGAGGACTATCACTATCAATGACAACTAGATATGACTGTAAGTACTTaacatgaatgaaagaatgtgtATTTACCGTTAGGTTGGTCATCCTGAGTATCTAAAGAGACAAATGCAAGAAACCAGTGTAAGATATCaaaagtttgttgtttttttttattttttacatgcagtCTGGTAACTGATATAAATATCTGTATATTAGGGATGTAAGCAAATAATCATATATTATTCTGAATGaaaagataatgtgttctaaacagatacaaacaggaagtaaagcATTTTGGTGAAGCAGGGGGGGTGTCTTAAAAGGGTACATCTGACCACTTCCTGTGACGAACAAAGACTACGTTAACACATTATGCTTAACATGCTGTGCTTTCAGTTTTAGCCTGGAAGTGGCTAGTGGCTCTGAGTGATTCAtttacagcatccttagtaacttCCTGGTCCGGGTCGTGATGGTTTAAATAAtctaaatccaaatacagataccgATACACAGGCACTGAGTTACACCTATACTgtaaacaaacatatatatcTGATAGTTCGCAATAACCTGATGGAGATACTGCTAATTAGAGGAAAACAATATCACGTTCATCAGAATCTGCCCTGAAGTGAAGTGCATCACTTTCTTCACAGAAAATCCAGAATCCTCTGTCATGCCTATCTGACTGAGCGTGCCTTTGTCATGTCTACGCCAGAATCGACGTCCAACTACAATTCCCAGAATACAgcgcggcctacaaacatggccgccgagGACTACAACACCCAGCCGACACAGACTCTCTAACGTTCATATTCACCTGACTACTCATCACACGCACCTGGATTCAATTATCATCACAGCTACACTCACAGTATAAGCGGACTATCACTCCACGCACTCACTGTAAAGTTTTGTACCAGTCGATGCCGTACTTCGATTCATTGATTGACTTTCAatcttgtttctggttttcTCATTTTCCTGCCCTAGTTAACGTTGTTTGTTCATCGCCTGATCCTGCCTTTGGTTTACATCTCTGTTTCATTTGCTacgttttaataaaaacactgaacactgcatCCAGCACtgcttccttccttttttataCTTCCTTCATCTAACTACACCTAGCATAGCTTTGAGCGTACTGAAATCATGTCATTGTAAACTGTCATTAAACTGTCTATATACGTAGAGTAATATATTTTCAAAGAAATCCCACTAATATGGTCCAGGAACATCGTTATATCTTTATCCTCATCAGAAGTGCCAGGATTTATGAATATACACGAGTATACGTTTTGAAACAGCACTCATGTCTTCAGATATGACTACCGTTAGCTACCTTCGCTAGTCAGCTATCTAACCACTAGTAACCAGCTAGTATTTGTCTCGGATAAAAACAAGCGGGATCCAGTCTCGATCAGCACAGGCGTATTCTTAaaccatttatttaatttatttagcaGACAAACTAATAAGCTAGCAAATGAGCTTAAAATGAAGGTTCTGTTGCTAAAAGTTTATGTGATGTTTCCAGACTCGGTTGAAAAAAATTCAACCCAAACGCCAACAAGTATCAGCCAAGAGGAGTTTACAAATCATCTTTTTATTCCACGGACACTAAGAAAAGCTCTGCAAATTCTTATCAAATTTCCTCATGTGTTGTGCGACAGACAGCATGGCATgttaacccaaaaaaaaaagaacgactTACCTGAGATGTTGTCGGTATTATCTAGAGccagaaacacagaaacacgcaaacggaaagagaaaagaaacaggtGTGAATAAGAAATACTAACAGTACTTGAAGCAAATTCACAAAttgaaaacataataaaataatatacactgtaaccaccctgctgaaaaaaaataggaattgtattggttttaatggagaCTGTAATGGTTTCTGTGGGTCTCTACGgctaatttgttgccttctatgggtggcatgttatgtctagtggataccattaaggaccaataatggtaatggttttactgGATGGATAATGGTTGGTAATAGTAAATGCGTTTTGAAATTTTTGATTCGCGCTTATTATTTTTGGATCCGTGACCGCGATACTTTTGAATCCCATACGTGTGCACTGCTCCTGCACAGAACGATACAGGGAGAGTGGCTTTTCTAAGCAGCGCAGCTTTGTGGCATTCAAATTTACTTAATTTGCCTGCATGGAAATCTGACAAGAGTCCTTCCTGTTTTCGTTAAAGGTTACTCAAGTTCAAGTACAGATCAACACACGGCGCTTTTCACATCGGTAATCACAGACAACTATCATTTTTTCTGATTGTGGTGAGCACTTCCTATTTAGGGCATATTTGGCtccgtggggttttttttccttcactaatactatattatattttgcATGGAACTGTAAGTgctttttgtgtcttttttatcATTCACTGCTCATCTTCCggttataaaaatgaaataatatttcaGTTCAGATTTGATTACTGGAAAATATAGAGTAAAAAAGGACCAGAGAGATGAGCGTATACCTCCAGCCCGACCCCCTCGACCAGGATCAGGTTTGTATCCATCTTCACCAACATCTAAAAGATCTGCATCACTTAAGCCACCTATAAAAATGGAGGATGTTAACAGgagtgacaacacacacacacacacacacacacgcacacacacggcatAGGGGACATACCTCCGCCCTGTGCTGGGACTGCAGGTTGCTTAGGATCTGCAGAAACATACAATGTCAAAGTATTAACAGTTTGGAGGGAAAACACACCCCGAGAGTTTTAGTAGAGACGTTAATGCATTGTTGCTTAAAGGGGCAGTGTGTAATGTTtagcgccctctgctgcctATGAGCTCAATTACATCAACACCATATCCATTGCCAAGACTTCACAGAATTGACAGCCCCGCCCTACCCCGCCCCCTTCGTAGATACGGCCTACGCGTCATAAGTTGCCTTTtaaagaagagaggaagaggaagtgttACGGCTGGGGATAGAGCTGGAAAAATGTAAAGAGAAACCTGAAATGAAGCATCTAGCCTGATCCGTTACATAACAATATTGTCGAGTCTTTCTTTAAGAAGGTGGCTTTCAATTTCAATAATTGTAGAGCTCTAGAAACACTCTGAAACAACAGCAACTGCACCTAAGCTGCAATAATAACATTAGAAATCATCACCAGTAAGATTTCATATTGTCCTCACTATCACTGAATTTGCATACATGGAGTGCGTTGATTGGTTAAGCACAAAGCCACAACAAAGAACTTGATAGATAATAACATTAGGAATTTAGTTTagagaatgaattaattaattttagcacgtgcgtgtgtgtgtgtgtgtgtgttttacctttATCTTTAGGTTTTTCTGGatctacaacaaaaaagaaatttcaACATGTGTAATCATCAGGATTATCAGtgaagcagatttctgagataGTTTCACAGCTAAAGGAAAGACCTCTGCTTCAGAACCATTTGCTTTCAACTGGGGCTGCAACAAGCAAATCGATAAAACCGATCATAATCGATAAAATAAGATAATcgacaacgaatttcattatggatcaGCCGGGTCCgggacgtcactgtggataacccccgtc
Coding sequences:
- the cd99 gene encoding CD99 molecule isoform X2, producing MCLQFAQLRRSCSQRKKKMTFYVWILLFGALVLTKAQDLDLADALGEPDDPTPKPAEKPPKPGGNDLDLSDALQPDPEKPKDKDPKQPAVPAQGGGGLSDADLLDVGEDGYKPDPGRGGRAGDNTDNISDTQDDQPNELYQQWLKLLMLLGDNMPEGLHAWIANSKQVVVSLLEKLLELLDLAEAEKQS